TTACTATCTTTTCTTAGCTTTTCTTGCCCATGCGGTTATTGCTTTTATATCCTCAGGCTTCGTTCTACAGCAACCACCTATAATCTTTGCACCTGCATCAAACCAACGTTGAGTACTACAGGAAAATTGATTTGTAGAAGATGGTTTATCCCATGTTTTACTTGTTGCATCATATTCCTCACCTGAATTAGGGTAAACAATAATAGGTTTAGAGGTTTTCCCCTTTATTTCTTTAATTAACGAGTTAATGAAGTTTGGAGATGAACAATTAATACCAATGGCAGCTACCTGCTCTTCCTCATCTAGCTCTTTTGCACAATCAGCAATGTGTTCTCCATTGCTAATATGTAGTTCATCTTTTGCACTAAAGCTGATCCAAGCATAGACCCCCGGAAATTCCTTTAAAACTCTAACGATTGCTTTTGCCTCTAAAAGACAAGGAATGGTTTCACAAGCAAGGATATCTGCACCCGCTTCTACCAAGATTTTTACTCTTTCTCTATGAAAAACAACCAATTCTTCTTCACTTAATGAATAATCCCCTCGATATTCGGAGCCATCTGCAAGAAACGCTCCATACGGCCCAACAGAAGCAGCCACTAGCGGCTTTGGCCGATTTTGGCTTGATTACCCTCTGCCCAAAACTCATCACGAGCCTCTGCTGCAAGGTGGACAGACTTTTTAATTAAATCAATTGCCTCTTCTTCAGATAAACCTCTTTCTTTATATCCTTCAACAGTGGCTTGGTAACTTGCTGTTATGGCACAATCTGCACCAGCTTTGAAATAATCTGTATGAACCTGCTTAATTAATTCTGGATTTTCTAATAGTATTTTAGCTGACCATAATCTATCATTTAAATCGCATCCATAATTCTCAAGCTCAGTTGCCATAGCTCCATCAAGTATCATTATCGGGAAATCCCTTAAAATTTGTTCAATCGGGTTCATTTCATCCTTTTCCTTCCTACAGTAAAGCTACAAGAAGGAATCAAACCATTACTTCTTTAATACTTTACTTAAAAATTTCCTCGTTCTTTCAACACTAGGATTGCTGAAAATTTGCTCTGCTGTTCCTTCTTCAAGGATTATTCCATCTTCCATAAAAACAACCCGGTCAGAAATATCACGTGCAAAATTAAGTTCATGTGTCACAATCAGCATTGTATTCCCTTCATTTGCAACAGCTTTTATCACTGATAAAACTTCATCAACTAGCTCTGGATCGAGAGAGGAGGTTGGTTCATCAAACAATAACACTTCTGGATTAAGTGCAAGTGCTCTTGCAATCCCTACCCTTTGCTGTTGTCCTCCTGATAGCTGTGCTGGATAATGATTTAATCGATCTTTCAGTCCAACCTTTTCAAGGAGATCTTTTCCTACCTTACTAGCCTCAACTGAATTCATACGCTTT
This Metabacillus endolithicus DNA region includes the following protein-coding sequences:
- a CDS encoding amino acid ABC transporter ATP-binding protein, translating into MIKLENIHKYFDQQHVLKGIDLSIKKGEVVSILGPSGSGKSTLLRCINFLETPTSGVVEINDKRVDVTSAGKADVLSLRTSTGMVFQQYNLFKNLTVLQNVMIGLTSVKRMNSVEASKVGKDLLEKVGLKDRLNHYPAQLSGGQQQRVGIARALALNPEVLLFDEPTSSLDPELVDEVLSVIKAVANEGNTMLIVTHELNFARDISDRVVFMEDGIILEEGTAEQIFSNPSVERTRKFLSKVLKK